GAGCTCGGAAATCCTGGGACGCCGAGCGGGTTGTTGAGGATGGGATAAGCTTGACGAGTGGGCCCCACCGAACAGTGATGGAAAGGCAGGCGCGGCGTGAAATAGGAGATAAATGGGCCGGCCAGAAGGGGTAGTTGGGCCAAGGGAGTGGGAATCGGCCTGAGCTAGTTCTGgcgtttttttttctattttcttattctattttcaaattcaaaccaaactcaAATTTAAATTCCGATTAGAACACCAACATAAATGAAAAACTTTATATTATTACTATTATTTGCTATATATTTGTTTTAACTATTTTATACATGATTCCATTCATAAAATAGAAAATAGTtcatatcttatgaattttagtgAAATATAATTTATGTTGTAGATTATATATTAAGAAATAGTTTTGATCATAATTCTTATATACATAATTTCAACCCAAGAATACTTTAATTTATCTAGAAAAAATTATATTAATTTTGGGGTAGTAACTTTGAAATTATGAATATTattaaggaaaggtgttttgattGAAAACCCTTGGGAAAATTTTCCTTAATTCCACAAGATtgaactttagggtgttacaacgtgatgcacatatttaggtggagatgtgctacaacttgaccctttgagactaaccgtgtgcttgagtttgcttgatgtctcaaaggtggattgaaagggaaaggtggacttggaccatgaaagacttccactgcactccgatgagagggtaactcactccaagtccatctcaatatccgtattgcctttgtactcttatttgaagattttggtgaggcaatggggtcaaagggccaagattgatcccgttttggtgcttgatgccaaagggggagaaaataaggccaaagcaataattggatcagctaccacttgagaaataccacttgagaaatattgaaaatagtagaatagagcttttgggttgtcaaaactctcttattgtatctcttgtcaaaagttggcctcttgtggggagaatggttgattatgggaaaaagggggagtttttgaaatctttgatcaatttctcttggaacaactctctttatgtctctacaattgtgtttgaattagagataggagattgaggttgatttgcaaaaacaaaaccaagtggtggcaaataatgatccatatatgccaaatatgaatcaaaacaattttgagttctcatttgtattgatgttgcacttcttgtagttgctttttgttgtgttggcataaatcaccaaaaaggaggagattgaaagggaaatgtgcccttgggccatttctaagtattttggtgattgagtgccaacacaagtgcttaagtgaaaatatatgccaattgatggacaaagtgcaaatctagtctaaaggtatgtttctatacttagtacattgttttgagaactaatgtattgtgtctaagtgctggaaacaggaaaaatcaaattggaaaagagatAGCTTCTTTCAGtcgaagtctgctcagtctgggtgcaccggactgtccggtggtgcactggacagtgtccggtgcgccaggctggctctggcgaacttgctgttctcgggacttcgacggcggtgtacgactataaattaccggactgtctggtggtgcaccggactgtccggtgagccattcacaggcgaactcgtcgctctcgggagatgattaacggcgtacgactataattcaccggactgtccggtggtgcaccggactgtccggtgatccaacggtcggccgggccaacggtcggccacgcgatctgcgcggggCACGTGGCtgggccaacggctagaagggggcaccggactgtccggtgtgcactggacagtgtccggtgcgccaacggctctgaatcttcaatggtcggcttcgccaaagaaggaaagaaatctgcaccggactgtctggtggtgcaccgaactgtccggtgcgccaggcgactgaaggcaagaattgccttcctggaatgctctcaacggctcctagctgccttggggctataaaagggacccctaggcgcatggaggaacacacaaagcatactctaagcattcataagcaccaagacttcgattccgcgcatttgattctttgtgagagcaactagagctctatttgagttgtgaactcgtcgggttgtgttgtgagctcttgttgcgacttgtgtgcgtgttgtcgctctgattttgtgtcttgtgtgcgttgctcatccctcccttactccgtgcttctttgtgaacatcaaagtgtaagggcgagagactccaagttgtggagattcctcgcgagcgggatatagtaaagcaaagcaaaacatcgtggtattcaagtgggtctttggaccgcttgagaggggttgattgcaaccctcgtccgttgggacgccacaacgtggagtaggcaagttttgtacttggccgaaccacgggataaaccactgtgtctatctgtgttgatcctcttgtggttgttgtgttttgcaagaactcctctctagccacttggccttattgtgctaacgcttaatcaagtttttgtggctttaagtttaagtttttacaggatcacctattcaccccccttctaggtgctctcaactatcAAGCATGATATAGTTGATAACCAGTGTAGCAATCTATACTTATACAATAATTCTTGGTACTTTGGTGCGACCAAGCGTGGCTATAGGGATGATGATATGTAACAGGTAGTGGTCTTAAGTATGTCTGTTGTCTATGTCATGGCAACGGTATGCTTGTTAGACAGACTATAACATCGTACATCATATGTAATGTGATGTATGGGAGACTTATCCAAATTGTCAACACATATTGCCATCCAGAGTAGACTTTGAGCATAGTGTCGTCCCTTTGGGGTCATCCTTCCATTGGAACATTGGCCAATTATATTCTTTAGTATATATGTTGATGCCTTAGAGATCCGAGGGGCCAATAGGAGCCTTAGACGACCAAGAGAAGATTTAGGTTGTTCGTTTCAAATTAAAGTCACTTGTTTGGACTGCTGTAActgcaatccatagagataaAAACACTATAGAAATAATAAAAGTCGGTACGAATTAAAGCCAATCGAATATACCGTTAAACGAATGCCCCCCAAAATATAGGGCGTCATAGGACACCTAATGCATAGATTTTATGTCATTCTAATGTATAATGATGGTTGGAATTGTCTTACAATTTTAGGGATATGAGATCAAGCCTTCTAACATAGTAGGCTACTATAGCTAAAGGCCTAAAGCCAAGGTAGGTCCTTAGGCTCGGGACCACGAGTACAATAATAGGTGTGTTGTGTCGGACTAGGCCGTCCGATTGATCATCTATCCCAATTCTCTCTGTCTTTAAAATAACCGCAATGTTAAATTCAGACATATGTTTTACTCATGTCGTTAGGAGAATTTCTTCCTCTGATTATCATACAAGTTTTTAGGATGCCTCCAACACTACCAGAATTTGAGCCTTTGTCAAGTGTCAGGAGCTTTACCGAGTGCTTttgtcggacactcggcaaagaagcctttgtcgagagccgcactcggcaaagtcctgctccCGGTAACGAGCTCGTTTACCGAGTGTAGGACTCTCGGCACAGAAATacgctcggcaaagacttctttgccgagtgcagaaCACTCGGCGAaggtggcgctcggcaaagggccgtcagcggccatCTAAAACTGACGGTCGTTAACCTTTGCCGAGGGCCGagcgttgacactcggcaaagacgtctttaccgagtgcctttttttggcactcggcaaagaatatttttattttttttattttgccaaCTAAATTTTTTATGCTATGTttctacactatatagacctacatgtaccgttttggggacaattataacagtgttttctatagctggtagatttagttcgtttattccgGTAGTGCAACAACTTATTCATGACATCTCTCATCTTATCTCATCTCTTATTTCGAACTTCTCTCTTAGTACAATCTACAATATAAAAGAGTGTTTTACACCATCATATGCCTCATCTCCTGTTTGTACGTAGGAAGCCATGGCACGAGATAAACATGAGACGAAACGAGACGCGTCCTGTTGCTTCCCTTTCCGTCCGAGCAATGTTTGCGCTCCTTTCAATTCACCGACTGCTGTCATCCTTTTTGGTTCATTCTCCGCGATTTATCCTTGGCAACCTTGCCGATTATAGGATCGACAATCGAATCCACATCTTTCTTTATCTCGTCGACCTGCTCATGGTAAGCGAGCACAACAACAGTTATCCTCTTTATGTTTGTATGTGTAATAAAGATGAGACGTTTTCTACGGTTCAGGGCCATCCATTATTTAGATAGATCATAGATCTAATAAGGCTGGTTATAGAGCCATCCACTTCTTTACGGTCAGATCTCATGAAGATGCTGTCAGTCAGTCTCAGCATCCAAAATATTATATTAGCAACTACTACTGGCAATAATAGACTAGCTTGCGTACGTAACTAAACCAACCTTCTCGATCAGGGCCTCAGCCTTGTCGGCGTCTTCCTCGACCACGTGCATGACCTTCTTGATCCTGGAGGCTGCTTCCTTGATGCTCTCGTTGCCGGGGAACTCGTCGGCGACCTCGCCGGCGACCTTCTCCGTCGCCTCCGCCACCTTGTCGATCACCTCGATCGCCACCTCCGCCGTCTTCTCTATCTTGTCTGTCATGCGCGCACCGCGATCAAAAACATGACGGCACGCGCTATGTGCTGTACTGTAGTAGGAAATGGTCTCGCGAACCGATGAATACGCGATCCATCGATCGATCGATATCTGTTTACCTTCTAAAGCTCTGAACCTCCTGTACATGGGCACTGCAAATATGACGGCGCCAGCCACCCACTTGACCCTGATCGAGGAGCGAGAAGAAAAAATCCATCGATCAGATACATTCAGAAACAAGCAACGACGCAAGTGTCAGCTGTGTTCTTCGCTCACCACGGAGGAATCTTGGGCACCGGGAGGTTGTTCCCTCCTGACGGCGACGGATTCGCTGCAGGGACCGAACGACCGACTGCAGGAACCCTGAACCAGAACAACAAGTGAAACTTTGCACACAAAGCCGGCAAGCCGCTGTGCGGATGCAAGCTGAAGGCTGCTACTGAGGTCTGGAAAAGACTTGCTTGGATCTGTACACGAGGAGCTCTGTAGGAAAGGGAGGCGTTTTTTACCGTGTAGTGGTAATTCCTTTGATGGGCAAGGCATTGTTCGTGCCTGAAGAACTCATCGCCAAGCCATTAAGGCTTCGCTGGTGTTGAGACGACGACGCACAGGCCACTGCATTCCCGTGGCGACGCCGACGATGAGGAATCGCAGGGGTGTGCAGCGCCAAGCCCGTGGAGGTAACAGAAGCAGGACCGAGCGCGGCCATGTGGTTTGTTGATGAACAAGGGCTGAAGATTGGGGGGACGAGGACGACTAAGCTTGTGTTGCTGTCTTCTTCTATGTAGCCGATGCCGATGCCGTGCCGTGCCGTGAGACCTCTCTCTTTAAAAAACAGAAATAagaaaaaaaatatgaaaaactgTCAGATCTATCTCTGTGAGCCAACTAGCAGTATGCTGAAGGAGAACGTGGTCAGTCGTCAGATGTGTCCATTTGTACAGAAAAAGAGCACGAGGCAATAGAGATAAGCACGCGGGAACTAGAACCGGTGGCGCTAGTACAATAAAAGCTCTCGCTGCCAACAAAAAAAACACGGGCTCTTGTATTGTATTCTTGCATATGTTTTTAAAGCTTAATTGCGATTTCTCTCTCATTTTTTTTAACTTTGTTATTTTGCTAACGGTGATATTTCATCTAGGAAGTCTAGTTTTCCCATATGATTTTGCCCCTGTTTTTATAGTGTTCTATGAATTTAACATCTGTTTTGACATCAAATATATGAACAACAATTCATAAGAACTTCTACTGGAAAAATTATAAGTAGTTCAAATTTAAGTAAAGTTTAGCAAGCCGAACAGGGTTATTCATCAACCATGAGGACTACTTTGGAAACTTTAAATATCCTTTGGGATTTGAGAGAATTGAgttggaaatgaactaatttcctctcCAATCCCCTTCGATTTCGAAGGTGACTTGAGTTTTCTAATTAGCCCTGAGAGGCTTTCTCCTCGGGCTTTTTTTTTGTGTTGCCATTATTATGGATGGATAACCCGAGATGATATTTAGACGCGCCATGTTGC
This portion of the Zea mays cultivar B73 chromosome 2, Zm-B73-REFERENCE-NAM-5.0, whole genome shotgun sequence genome encodes:
- the LOC100272664 gene encoding uncharacterized protein isoform X1, with the translated sequence MAALGPASVTSTGLALHTPAIPHRRRRHGNAVACASSSQHQRSLNGLAMSSSGTNNALPIKGITTTRVPAVGRSVPAANPSPSGGNNLPVPKIPPWVKWVAGAVIFAVPMYRRFRALEDKIEKTAEVAIEVIDKVAEATEKVAGEVADEFPGNESIKEAASRIKKVMHVVEEDADKAEALIEKVDEIKKDVDSIVDPIIGKVAKDKSRRMNQKG